The following proteins are encoded in a genomic region of Takifugu rubripes chromosome 9, fTakRub1.2, whole genome shotgun sequence:
- the znf277 gene encoding zinc finger protein 277 isoform X1 — MASCAGSKEGEDCILEPLCFPEQQVSSTSTPSLQSPGSEMLVCLFCPESVPLQQKDILLKHLLLEHKLVIADVRLIADLPKYLSYWRSRFLEQPVTEFCSVIKTNSNGPIEKQENYFLLCDVLPEDLILRERLQQKRLLPQEEVLEQQQLEREDNSFHHSCMFCSEEFTGNRSSLLNHMAREHSFSIGLPDNIVYCKEFLETLQSKLDELQCLYCEKTFRDKTTLRDHMRKKSHRRINANNREYDRFYVINYLELGKTWEEVQSEDDGELVDDGHNDDWSDWRAHPMSAVCLFCHHQSETMDLIYTHMKESHGFDLHQLRTELDLRFYQQVKLVNFIRRQIHQNHCYGCQQKFDSREGILSHIQTEDHVMMLPDASAWDQPQYYFPTYENDALLCTLSDSDDGCEDSHSKDVPVIAEDVSELRTLKQTSILKQLLKNRNSCS, encoded by the exons ATGGCTTCCTGCGCCGGGAGTAAAGAAG GTGAGGACTGCATCCTGGAGCCCTTGTGTTTcccagagcagcaggtcagcagcaccagcactcCCAGTCTGCAGAGTCCTGGCTCAGAGATGCTGGTGTGCCTGTTCTGCCCTGAATCcgtccctctgcagcagaaggacATCCTCCTCAAACACCTTCTGCTGGAACACAAGCTGGTCATCGCTGACGTCAGACTGATTGCTGACCTGCCAAA GTACCTGTCGTACTGGCGGAGCCGCTTCCTGGAGCAGCCGGTCACCGAATTCTGTAGTGTCATCAAGACAAACTCCAACGGGCCCATCG agaagcaggaaaatTACTTCCTATTGTGTGACGTCCTGCCTGAAGACCTCATCCTCCGAGAGAGGCTGCAACAGAAACGACTG CTtccacaggaggaagtgttggaacagcagcagctggagagagaagaCAACAGCTTCCATCATAGCTGCATGTTCTGTAGCGAAGAATTCACTGGAAACAG GTCATCTCTGCTGAACCACATGGCCCGCGAACATTCCTTCAGCATCGGACTTCCGGACAACATTGTCTACTGCAAAGAGTTCCTGGAGACTCTGCAGAGCAAACTGGACGA gCTTCAGTGTCTCTATTGCGAGAAAACCTTCAGGGATAAAACCACACTGAGGGACCACATGAGGAAGAAGTCGCACCGCCGCATCAACGCCAACAACCGTGAATATGACCGATTCTACGTCATCAACTACCTG GAGTTGGGGAAGACctgggaggaggtgcagagtGAGGACGATGGCGAGCTGGTGGACGATGGACATAATGA tgATTGGTCGGACTGGCGAGCTCACCCGATGTCGGCGGTGTGTTTGTTCTGCCATCATCAGTCGGAGACCATGGACCTGATCTACACTCACATGAAG gAATCTCACGGATTTGATCTGCATCAGCTGAGGACAGAACTCG ATCTGCGCTTCTATCAGCAAGTCAAGCTGGTGAACTTCATCCGGCGGCAGATCCACCAGAACCACTGCTACGGCTGTCAGCAGAAGTTTGACTCCAGAGAGGGCATCCTCTCTCACATCCAAACTGAAGATCATGTGATGATGCTGCCGGACGCGTCGGCCTGGGACCAACCACA GTATTATTTTCCCACCTACGAGAACGACGCTCTCCTCTGTACGTTGTCAGACAGTGATGATGGCTGCGAGGACAGTCACAGCAAAGACGTCCCTGTCATCGCAGAGGACGTCTCAGAGCTAAGGACGCTGAAACAGACGAGCATCCTGAAGCAGCTGTTGAAGAACAGGAACTCCTGCAGTTAG
- the znf277 gene encoding zinc finger protein 277 isoform X2, with protein MASCAGSKEGEDCILEPLCFPEQQVSSTSTPSLQSPGSEMLVCLFCPESVPLQQKDILLKHLLLEHKLVIADVRLIADLPKYLSYWRSRFLEQPVTEFCSVIKTNSNGPIEKQENYFLLCDVLPEDLILRERLQQKRLEEVLEQQQLEREDNSFHHSCMFCSEEFTGNRSSLLNHMAREHSFSIGLPDNIVYCKEFLETLQSKLDELQCLYCEKTFRDKTTLRDHMRKKSHRRINANNREYDRFYVINYLELGKTWEEVQSEDDGELVDDGHNDDWSDWRAHPMSAVCLFCHHQSETMDLIYTHMKESHGFDLHQLRTELDLRFYQQVKLVNFIRRQIHQNHCYGCQQKFDSREGILSHIQTEDHVMMLPDASAWDQPQYYFPTYENDALLCTLSDSDDGCEDSHSKDVPVIAEDVSELRTLKQTSILKQLLKNRNSCS; from the exons ATGGCTTCCTGCGCCGGGAGTAAAGAAG GTGAGGACTGCATCCTGGAGCCCTTGTGTTTcccagagcagcaggtcagcagcaccagcactcCCAGTCTGCAGAGTCCTGGCTCAGAGATGCTGGTGTGCCTGTTCTGCCCTGAATCcgtccctctgcagcagaaggacATCCTCCTCAAACACCTTCTGCTGGAACACAAGCTGGTCATCGCTGACGTCAGACTGATTGCTGACCTGCCAAA GTACCTGTCGTACTGGCGGAGCCGCTTCCTGGAGCAGCCGGTCACCGAATTCTGTAGTGTCATCAAGACAAACTCCAACGGGCCCATCG agaagcaggaaaatTACTTCCTATTGTGTGACGTCCTGCCTGAAGACCTCATCCTCCGAGAGAGGCTGCAACAGAAACGACTG gaggaagtgttggaacagcagcagctggagagagaagaCAACAGCTTCCATCATAGCTGCATGTTCTGTAGCGAAGAATTCACTGGAAACAG GTCATCTCTGCTGAACCACATGGCCCGCGAACATTCCTTCAGCATCGGACTTCCGGACAACATTGTCTACTGCAAAGAGTTCCTGGAGACTCTGCAGAGCAAACTGGACGA gCTTCAGTGTCTCTATTGCGAGAAAACCTTCAGGGATAAAACCACACTGAGGGACCACATGAGGAAGAAGTCGCACCGCCGCATCAACGCCAACAACCGTGAATATGACCGATTCTACGTCATCAACTACCTG GAGTTGGGGAAGACctgggaggaggtgcagagtGAGGACGATGGCGAGCTGGTGGACGATGGACATAATGA tgATTGGTCGGACTGGCGAGCTCACCCGATGTCGGCGGTGTGTTTGTTCTGCCATCATCAGTCGGAGACCATGGACCTGATCTACACTCACATGAAG gAATCTCACGGATTTGATCTGCATCAGCTGAGGACAGAACTCG ATCTGCGCTTCTATCAGCAAGTCAAGCTGGTGAACTTCATCCGGCGGCAGATCCACCAGAACCACTGCTACGGCTGTCAGCAGAAGTTTGACTCCAGAGAGGGCATCCTCTCTCACATCCAAACTGAAGATCATGTGATGATGCTGCCGGACGCGTCGGCCTGGGACCAACCACA GTATTATTTTCCCACCTACGAGAACGACGCTCTCCTCTGTACGTTGTCAGACAGTGATGATGGCTGCGAGGACAGTCACAGCAAAGACGTCCCTGTCATCGCAGAGGACGTCTCAGAGCTAAGGACGCTGAAACAGACGAGCATCCTGAAGCAGCTGTTGAAGAACAGGAACTCCTGCAGTTAG
- the LOC101063731 gene encoding kinesin-like protein KIN-14E yields the protein MGSGASVTEGSRPDKLRVRGADPDPELGRSPPPAGQSDNTSQVFEDAKPEVPAVHIQSLKCEEGNTQGREEERRETPPAPGSVGEAEEVSLDFESFLHNNGTLYSCFSHHGNRVYVDESQKLQPFPQEWYLQGCFLTPNTEGSGQMQTPPTVQSAVRDDDRTGNVYIQGRGTVMTYIFEERVNTCRFWDPQSGVWLMLPLQWEVNMDFVKARVQRVMSALPGLLDQQEITAALRQCNYDPEEVISVFLTMFGEILLQAPPSRDPTYSDLNSFRALLERDRVIEELKQKLQSKEKEVENLLSRNSYLSREVQYLTEVIQHLNQRLAEVEADQQAAQEKIRSLLNRRVPAVPPAHTITKPTVEARQLLQALTDMKNQLEHLRETVEKLTRVEQEAAGEMEQLQSLYRKETVKRKALYNKLLEQQGNIRVFCRCRKTTDSSSCLETTDEEEILVVQKGSWKKFQFDKVYPQGSTQEEVFAGTLPVITSCVDGYNVCILAYGQTGSGKTYTMMGTKENPGVNIRSIRELLRVCAEKEKVSYTLKISMLEIYNETLKDLLAKNNEALLDIRVQGKSVSVPGLSQIQVQSEEDILAIMETGEKNRKITSTKMNTQSSRSHLVVALQVEVSDQVSGLASRGTLTLCDLAGSERISRTEAEGQRLVEAAAINRSLTALGQVFSALKCNALHIPFRNSKLTHLLQPCLSGDAKCCMFVNVSPDIKNMGETLSSLQFGSSVRQVSLGKPAQNLNKALK from the exons ATGGGTAGCGGAGCATCTGTCACTGAAGGGTCCCGGCCGGATAAGTTAAGGGTCCGGGGGGCTGATCCTGATCCAGAGCTGGGTCGGAGCCCCCCTCCTGCTGGACAGAGTGACAACACCTCACAG GTATTTGAAGATGCAAAGCCAGAAGTTCCTGCTGTTCATATTCAGTCTTTAAAGTGTGAAGAAGGGAACACacaaggaagagaagaggagaggagagaaacacctcctgctcct GGCAGTGTGGGCGAGGCTGAGGAGGTCTCTCTGGACTTTGAGAGTTTCCTCCACAACAACGGGACCCTGTACAGCTGCTTCAGCCATCATGGGAACAGAGTCTACGTGGACGAGTCACAG AAACTTCAGCCATTTCCTCAGGAGTGGTACCTCCAGGGCTGCTTCCTCACCCCCAACACTGAG GGCTCCGGTCAAATGCAGACACCGCCCACCGTCCAGTCGGCGGTCAGAGACGATGATCGCACCGGCAACGTCTACATCCAAGGCAGAGGAACCGTCATGACCTACATATTTGAG GAGCGAGTCAACACCTGCAGGTTCTGGGACCCTCAGTCAGGTGTTTGGTTGATGCTGCCGCTGCAGTGGGAGGTCAACATGGACTTTGTCAAAGCTCGAGTCCAACGAGTAATG TCTGCCCTGCCAGgtctgctggaccagcaggagATCACCGCGGCGCTCAGACAGTGTAATTACGACCCAGAGGAGgtcatctctgtctttctcaCCATGTTTGGAGAAATCCTGTTGCAGGCCCCTCCGAGTAGAGACCCCACCTACAGTGACCTGAACTCCTTCAG GGCCCTCCTGGAGAGGGACCGGGTGATcgaggagctgaagcagaagctcCAGAGCAAAGAGAAGGAGGTGGAAAATCTCCTCTCTAGGAACAGCTACCTGTCCAGAGAGGTTCAATACCTCACTGAGGTCATCCAGCACCTCAACCAGAGGTTGGCAGAGGTGGAGGCTGATCAACAGGCAGCTCAAGAGAAAATCCGCTCTCTTCTGAACCGAAGGGTTCCTGCAGTTCCCCCTGCCCATACCATCACCAAACCCACAGTGGAAGCCAGGCAACTCCTTCAG GCACTGACCGACATGAAGAACCAGCTAGAGCACCTGAGGGAGACTGTGGAGAAGCTGACCCGGGTTGAGCAGGAGGCAGCGGGGGAGATGGAGCAGCTGCAATCCCTCTACAGGAAGGAGACGGTGAAGAGGAAGGCCTTGTACAacaagctgctggagcagcagggcaACATCCGAGTCTTCTGCCGCTGCAGGAAGACCACAGACTCCAGCTCCTGTCTGGAGACCACCGATGAAGAGGAAATTCTGGTGGTCCAGAAGGGAAGTTGGAAGAAGTTCCAGTTTGATAAGGTTTATCCTCAgggcagcacacag gaggaggtgtttgcagGAACTCTGCCAGtgatcacttcctgtgtggATGGATACAACGTCTGCATTCTGGCCTATGGACAGACGGGCTCGGGCAAAACATACACCATGATGGGCACCAAGGAAAACCCTGGGGTCAACATCCG gTCCATACGAGAACTTCTACGGGTCTGTGCTGAAAAGGAGAAGGTGTCCTACACTCTGAAG attTCCATGTTAGAGATTTATAATGAAACTCTGAAAGACCTTTTGGCTAAAAACAACGAGGCTCTTCTGGACATCCGAGTTCAGGGCAAATCGGTGTCTgtcccaggactgagccagaTCCAGGTTCAGAGTGAGGAGGACATCCTTGCCATCATGGAGACaggagaaaagaacagaaaaatcACCTCCACCAAGATGAACACACAGAG TTCTCGGTCACACCTCGTGGTGGCGCTGCAGGTGGAGGTTTCAGACCAGGTTTCAGGACTCGCATCTCGTGGTACGCTCACACTGTGCGACCTTGCTGGTTCTGAACGGATCTCCAGGACAgaagctgaaggtcagaggcTGGTGGAAGCAGCCGCCATCAACAGGTCTCTGACGGCACTGGGTCAG GTGTTCAGCGCTCTGAAGTGTAATGCCCTCCACATCCCGTTCAGGAACTCCAAACTcacccacctcctgcagccgtGCCTCAGCGGAGACGCAAAG TGCTGCATGTTTGTCAACGTGAGTCCCGACATTAAAAACATGGGGGAAACGCTGAGCTCGCTGCAGTTCGGCTCCTCCGTCCGTCAGGTCTCACTGGGGAAACCTGCACAGAACCTCAACAAAGCACTCAAGTAG